The Diaminobutyricimonas aerilata nucleotide sequence CTCGCGGACGTCTCGCCGAGTCACATCGCCTTCGTGCGGTCGGTGTTCCTCGATACCCTGACGCCCGGGCAGCTCGACCAGATGGCCGAGTCGTTCGAGGGCGTGTACGAGCGGCTCATCGCCAAGGGCACGCTGCCCCGCCCCGCCGACCACCCGTAGCCGCGGTATCGCTGATCGAGTAAACGCGGAAAGTCGCCGTAGCGAGATTCCGTGGGCGCTTCGACCGGCTCGCTTCGACGGGCTCGCTTCGACAGGCTCAGCGAGCGTGCCTGCCGAAGATCCCGTGCCCGGAGCCTGTCGAAGGGCACACCTGCTACGCCGGCCTGACCGGCTGGCGCAGCACCGTCTTGAGCTTCTCCGGCGCGGTGCGCCGCGGGTCGCTCAGGTAGATCTCGTGGTGGTGCCCGTTGAACGTCAGCCCGTGCTGCGGCAGGTACTCGTGGTGCAACCGGTCGAGAGTCGGGCCCTCGTCGTCGTAGGCACCGATGTGCAGGATCTGCGCGCTCGTACCCTCCGAGATGCGGCGGAGCTCGACGGGCGGCAGCTGCTTCTTCCCCTCCGCCTTCTCGATCGCGGTGTGCACCATCTCGGCGGTGATCCAGTCGGGCTGGACGATGAGCATGGTCCAGTCCCAGGCGCTCTTGTCGCGGGTGAGGAAGGTGGACATGTCCTCCGCCCACCACAGCCCCTCGAGCGGACCGACCACGAAGTCGCGGTCGAGCTCCCGCTTGCTCGCGAACTTGATCCCGTACGACACCGAGTACAGCGCCTCGACCGCATCCGCATATCCACTCGACGTGTTGGGGTCGCCGTGGCCGTCCACCGCCAGGTAGCTCAGCTCCGGCACCTCGACGACCTCGAAGCCCTTCGCGCTCGGCGCGTACAGACGCTTGTGCGCCTTCTTGATGTCGTACTTCGCGGGCGCGTCGCTGGCCATGCGTCGCATGGTAACCACTCCCCATCGCGTTCGACAGGTACGCGACGGGAAGATGAGCACATGACCGCTTTCGCGCAGTTCACCCCCGTCGCTCCCATCGACGCGACGACGATCGACCGCTACGCCGCCTCGGTGCCCCCGGAGATCGTCGCCGCGTGGCGCGAGCACGGCTCCGGGTACGTCGGTGACGGTTTCTTCCGCTTCGTCGATCCGGCTCGCGCGGACCAGATGCTCGCGGGCATCGGGCTGCCCGCCGGGTCCGTCGTCCTGTTCACGACCGCCCTGGCCGACGTGATCGCCTGGGCGAACGGCATGGTGCTCGTGGTCAAGTTCCGATGGGGCGTGATGGACGTGGCGCAGAACCTGACCTTCCCGCGGCTCGCCGCGCTCGTGTCGGATCCGATCGCGCGCGACGCGACGTGGGAGTGGCAGCCGTACCCGGCGAAGGTCGCGAGCGACGGGGTGCCGCACTTCGAGCAGTGCTACGGATTCGTTCCGCTCCTCGCGCTCGGCGGGCCGCCGGCACCGCAGAACCTGCAGCTCGGCGGGCTGTACGAGCACATCGCGCTCATCGCGCAGCTCGCCGGCGCACCGAAGCTCCGCGGGTTCCTGCGGATGCCCGACGCAGAGGGGCGGCCCATCCCGCCCGCGGTGCCCGTCGACCGCACGTCGCTGCCCGTCGCCCAGCAGGAGCTCGCGCAGTGGGGCGAGGACCTGTTCCGGCGCATCGCGGAAGGCGCGGGCCAGCAGCTCACCGAGCCGATCCACGTCATCCCCGTCGATGACGGTGTGGCGGTCATCCGCGCGATCCGCGGTGGCGGCACCATCTTCGTCGCCGCGGACCGGTCCGCGCTGTACCAGGGGTCATCCGTCGGCTTCGACCAGGGCGTCGGCGCATTCCGGGCCGGCCAGCGCACGCCGATCGAGAAGTTCGGCGGCGCGCGGTAGCGCATCCGACCTGGCTCGCTGCGGTCTGCGCCGATCTGTGTCGCGATCGCGTCGCTTTCCAACTGAGAAAGTCATATGCTTTCCCACATGGAAAACGACTTCGAGCACGGGCAGCCGTCGCCGGCCGACGCGCGCGCCGCTCTCTCGAGCCTCGACGCCGACGGCGCCCGCCTCGCGCAGCACGTCGTCACCCCGTGGTGGTATCACCCCGCGCTCGGCGCGGTCGTGGCACTGCTCACCGGGGCCCAGGCGCTGCCGATGCCCGTGGCGATCGTGCTGGTCGCGGTCGGAATCGCGGCGCTCCCAGTGCTCACGACCACCTACAGCCGGCGCTACGGAGTCGCCGTCAGCCAGCCTGCCGGTCCGCGCAGCCGCCGCCTGTTGCACCTCGCCCTGGCGATGGTGATCGCGGCAATGGCCGCCTCGCTGACCATCCGACTCGGAGCGCTGCCCACCTGGTGGGCGCTGGCACCGACCACCCTTGCGTTCGCCATGACCGTCGTCCTCGGCCGCCGCTACGACGGAGCGCTCCGCGACGAGCTCGCACACCGCGCATGACGTCACCCGTCGCCCCCGCGTTCAACGAGGTCATCCACGCGCCCATCCGCCTGCGGATCTGTGCCCTGCTGCGCCGCGTCGACGAACTGGAATTCGCCGTCGTGCGGGATGCCCTGCAGGTGACGGATGCGACCCTGTCGAAGAACACCAAGGTGCTCGGCGATGCCGGCCTGCTCACGGTACGCAAGGAGAGGTCGCCCGCTCGGGCGGACGCTCGCCGACTCACGTGGCTCGCACTGACCGCGGAGGGGCGCACCGCTCTCGAATCGCACCTCGCCGCGCTCGGCCAGATCGCCGAAAGCAGTCCGACACCCGCTCAGTGATTCGCACGCGCCCGATGCGGCGGGCTTCGCCGCGCCTACTCGACCAGCGAGCACCTCACGCGGCAGGCGCGAGGAACTCCTCCCACTGCGGTTGCGCGCGCTCGACCCCGCGCACCAGCCAGTAGGCGCCGTGCGGGGCGCGCGGCTTGATCCGCAGCGTCCAGCCCATCTCCTGCGGGGTGCGGTCGCTCTTGATGTTGTTGCACTTGAGGCAGCAGGCGACCAGGTTCTCCCAGCTGTCCGCTCCCCCGCGCGAGCGCGGCTGCACGTGGTCGATGGTGGTCGCGGAGGCCCCGCAGTACGCGCACCGGTTGCTGTCGCGGCGCAGCACGCCGCGGCGCGAGACCGGCACGGCCCGCCCGTTCTGGATGCGCACGTAGCGTCTCAGCACGATGACCGACGGGCGGTCCCAGCTGCCCGAGGTGCCGAACACGGGGTGCTCGGAATCCTGGGCGACGATCGACGCCTTGCCGTTCATCACGAGCACGAGTGCTCGCTTGAACGACACGACCGCGAGGGGCTCG carries:
- a CDS encoding T6SS immunity protein Tdi1 domain-containing protein — encoded protein: MTAFAQFTPVAPIDATTIDRYAASVPPEIVAAWREHGSGYVGDGFFRFVDPARADQMLAGIGLPAGSVVLFTTALADVIAWANGMVLVVKFRWGVMDVAQNLTFPRLAALVSDPIARDATWEWQPYPAKVASDGVPHFEQCYGFVPLLALGGPPAPQNLQLGGLYEHIALIAQLAGAPKLRGFLRMPDAEGRPIPPAVPVDRTSLPVAQQELAQWGEDLFRRIAEGAGQQLTEPIHVIPVDDGVAVIRAIRGGGTIFVAADRSALYQGSSVGFDQGVGAFRAGQRTPIEKFGGAR
- a CDS encoding transcriptional regulator — its product is MTSPVAPAFNEVIHAPIRLRICALLRRVDELEFAVVRDALQVTDATLSKNTKVLGDAGLLTVRKERSPARADARRLTWLALTAEGRTALESHLAALGQIAESSPTPAQ
- a CDS encoding GyrI-like domain-containing protein → MASDAPAKYDIKKAHKRLYAPSAKGFEVVEVPELSYLAVDGHGDPNTSSGYADAVEALYSVSYGIKFASKRELDRDFVVGPLEGLWWAEDMSTFLTRDKSAWDWTMLIVQPDWITAEMVHTAIEKAEGKKQLPPVELRRISEGTSAQILHIGAYDDEGPTLDRLHHEYLPQHGLTFNGHHHEIYLSDPRRTAPEKLKTVLRQPVRPA
- a CDS encoding HNH endonuclease; its protein translation is MRTLVLNAGYEPLAVVSFKRALVLVMNGKASIVAQDSEHPVFGTSGSWDRPSVIVLRRYVRIQNGRAVPVSRRGVLRRDSNRCAYCGASATTIDHVQPRSRGGADSWENLVACCLKCNNIKSDRTPQEMGWTLRIKPRAPHGAYWLVRGVERAQPQWEEFLAPAA